A stretch of Cicer arietinum cultivar CDC Frontier isolate Library 1 chromosome 5, Cicar.CDCFrontier_v2.0, whole genome shotgun sequence DNA encodes these proteins:
- the LOC101511138 gene encoding uncharacterized protein, translated as MPQGDYIQRHIKDYGYRLDHFERKRKKEAREVHKHSAKAQKTLGIKGKMIAKKNYAEKAQMKKTLAMHEESTSRRKADDNVQDGAIPAFLLDRENTTRAKVLSNTIKQKRKEKAGKWDVPLPKVRPVAEDEMFKVVRTGKRKTKQWKRMVTKATFVGPGFTRKPXXXXXXXXXTGLRFTKAHVTHPELKCTFNLEIIGVKKNPNGPMYTSLGVITRGSIIEVNVSELGLVTPAGKVVWGKYAQVTNNPENDGCINAVLLV; from the exons ATG CCTCAAGGAGATTATATACAACGTCACATAAAAGACTATGGCTACCGTCTCGATCACTTTGAGCGTAAGCGCAAGAAAGAAGCTCGTGAAGTTCACAAGCACTCTGCAAAGGCCCAGAAG ACTCTGGGTATTAAGGGTAAGATGATTGCCAAGAAAAATTATGCCGAAAAGGCACAGATGAAGAAGAC TTTGGCCATGCATGAAGAGTCAACATCTAGACGCAAGGCTGATGATAATGTTCAGGATGGAGCTATTCCTGCATTTCTTCTGGATCGTGAAAACACGACCCGAGCAAAG GTTCTCAGCAACACCATTAAGCAAAAGAGGAAGGAGAAGGCTGGGAAATGGGATGTTCCGCTACCTAAG GTACGTCCTGTGGCTGAAGATGAAATGTTCAAAGTGGTCCGCACTGGTAAAAGAAAGA CCAAGCAATGGAAGAGGATGGTTACCAAAGCTACATTTGTTGGGCCTGGTTTTACCAGAAAACC NNNNNNNNNNNNNNNNNNNNNNNNNNCTACTGGGTTGCGGTTCACTAAAGCTCATGTCACTCATCCAGAACTTAAATGCACCTTCAATCTAGAAATTATTGGAGTgaaaaaaaaccctaatggcCCTATGTACACCTCTCTTGGTGTCATTACCAGGGGATCTATAATTGAG GTGAATGTTAGTGAACTTGGTCTGGTTACACCTGCAGGGAAAGTTGTGTGGG GTAAATATGCCCAGGTTACCAATAACCCAGAAAATGATGGCTGTATTAATGCTGTTTTACTTGTTTAA
- the LOC101511448 gene encoding probable cyclic nucleotide-gated ion channel 16, translating to MTNNELQRFAASSSSHFRSHFSKSFSLRKKVPWWYQILHPRSQFIARWNIMFLYSCLFALFLDPLYFYIPITGDKACMQTDLVLGVCVTFARTVADLCFFFHMILKFRTAFNSPTSHIYGRKELITDPSMIAHRYLKHDFIIDLLATLPLPQIVIWIVIPATKNSTAAHANHTLSLIVLIQYIPRLFQIFPLQRRILKTSGLIAKTALAGALYNLGFYMLASHVLGATWYVTSIQRQYECWRIMCKKEMNRTHSPSCNPSFFDCTTLYNRERQAWFRRTKVLTDCDALNDKNHFQFGMFADAFTDHVSSSRFFQKYFYCLWWGLKNLSSYGQNLQTSTYSGETLFSSCICISGLILFAHLIGNMQNYLQSSTARLEEWRLKQKDTEEWMNHRQLPPELQERVRRFVQYKWLATRGVDEEVILRSLPVDLRRQIQRHLCLDIVRRVPFFGQMDDQLLDAICERLVSSLNTKDSYIVREGDPVREMLFLIRGSVESSTTDGGRSGFFNSITLKPGDFCGEELLTWALMPTSNLNLPSSTRTVKTLSELEAFALRAEDLKFVSSQFKKLHSKKLQHAFRYYSHQWRAWGASFIQAAWRRHRKRKLAMELMEKENLLYGNMELEDYEEESDAGESSMGDNASHGQNFGVTFLASKFAANTKKGAFKKVTLIPDSSSLKMPKMFKPTEPDFSTFQED from the exons aTGACGAACAACGAGTTACAACGGTTTGCAGCCTCGTCTTCATCTCATTTTCGTAgccatttttcaaaatcattctcCCTTCGGAAGAAAGTGCCATGGTGGTACCAAATACTCCATCCACGTTCACAATTCATTGCACGATGGAACATAATGTTCCTCTATTCCTGCCTCTTTGCTCTGTTTTTAGACCCTCTTTATTTCTACATTCCCATTACGGGTGACAAAGCTTGTATGCAAACTGATTTGGTTCTCGGTGTTTGCGTCACCTTTGCACGTACCGTCGCTGACCTATGCTTTTTCTTTCATATGATTCTTAAGTTTCGCACCGCTTTCAATTCTCCTACCTCTCACATTTATGGTCGCAAAGAACTTATAACGGATCCAAGTATGATCGCTCACCGATACCTCAAGCATGATTTCATCATTGATCTTCTTGCTACTCTTCCTTTGCCCCAG aTAGTTATTTGGATTGTGATTCCGGCGACAAAAAATTCAACAGCAGCTCATGCAAACCACACACTGTCCCTAATCGTTCTGATTCAGTACATTCCTAGgttgtttcagatttttcctTTACAACGCCGAATCTTGAAGACCAGCGGGCTTATAGCCAAAACTGCTTTGGCAGGGGCATTGTACAATCTCGGTTTCTACATGCTCGCCAGCcat GTTTTAGGAGCAACATGGTATGTGACGTCTATTCAACGACAATACGAGTGTTGGAGAATAATGTGCAAGAAGGAAATGAACAGAACACATTCTCCTTCTTGTAATCCTTCTTTTTTTGATTGTACTACTCTTTATAACCGTGAGCGCCAAGCTTGGTTCAGACGCACTAAAGTCCTCACTGATTGTGATGCCCTCAATGATAAAAATCACTTTCAGTTTGGAATGTTTGCTGATGCTTTTACTGACCATGTCTCTTCCTCTagattcttccaaaaatatttttattgccTCTGGTGGGGCTTGAAAAATCTAAG TTCATACGGACAAAATCTTCAAACTAGTACTTACAGTGGTGAAACATTATTTTCAAGTTGCATATGCATATCAGGTCTTATCCTCTTTGCACATCTCATTGGTAATATGCAG aattatCTGCAATCTTCAACTGCAAGACTTGAAGAGTGGAGACTGAAACAAAAAGATACAGAAGAATGGATGAATCATCGCCAACTTCCACCGGAACTACAAGAACGCGTTCGTCGCTTTGTTCAGTATAAATGGCTTGCCACTAGAGGTGTTGACGAAGAAGTCATTTTGCGCTCCTTGCCCGTTGATCTTCGCCGCCAGATTCAGAGGCATCTCTGTCTTGATATTGTCCGCCGG GTACCATTTTTTGGCCAAATGGATGATCAACTTCTAGATGCTATATGTGAACGTCTAGTTTCATCTTTGAACACAAAAGATTCATATATAGTTAGAGAAGGTGATCCAGTGAGGGAGATGCTTTTTCTCATCAGAGGAAGTGTAGAGAGTTCTACAACAGATGGTGGTAGATCAGGTTTCTTCAATTCTATCACACTAAAACCAGGTGACTTTTGTGGTGAAGAACTGCTAACATGGGCTTTGATGCCAACATCAAATCTCAACCTTCCATCTTCTACAAGAACAGTGAAGACCCTAAGTGAACTAGAAGCCTTTGCACTTAGAGCAGAGGATCTCAAATTTGTGTCAAGCCAGTTTAAGAAACTTCACAGCAAGAAACTCCAACATGCTTTCAGATACTATTCTCATCAGTGGAGAGCTTGGGGGGCTTCTTTTATACAAGCGGCTTGGCGGCGTCACCGCAAGAGAAAATTGGCAATGGAGTTGATGGAAAAAGAGAACTTGTTATATGGAAATATGGAGTTGGAAGATTATGAAGAGGAGAGTGATGCAGGGGAGAGTTCCATGGGAGATAATGCCAGTCATGGACAAAATTTTGGGGTTACATTTTTGGCGTCAAAGTTTGCTGCAAACACTAAGAAAGGAGCATTTAAAAAGGTGACATTAATCCCTGATAGTAGTAGTTTAAAGATGCCTAAGATGTTCAAGCCAACTGAGCCTGATTTCTCAACATTTCAAGAAGATTAA